Within the Ochrobactrum vermis genome, the region GCAATTCTTCATCATGTTTGCGGACGGCGCGTTCCTCAACGGCCAGTACACCGTGGTCGGTAATGTTGTCAGCGGCATGGATGTCGTCGACAAGATAAAGAAGGGTAGCGAAGCCGATAACGGCGCCGTGGAAAACCCCGACAAGATCATCAAGGCCACGCTTCAGGCCGACAAGAAGTAAAATACAAGGAGAGGCCCAATGGCTTACAAAGACCCTGAAAACACGCTTGTTCTGGAAACCACCAAGGGCAACGTCGTTCTGGAACTCTATCCAGACCTCGCGCCGGATCACGTTGCGCGTATCAAGGAACTGGCCCGCGAAGGTGCCTATGACGGCGTTGTGTTTCACCGCGTGATCGACGGCTTCATGGCCCAGACCGGCGACGTGAAGTTCGGCAAGACGGGCGGCGCACATTTCAACGGTTCGCGCGCCGGCATGGGCGGTTCGGACAAGCCGGACCTGAAGGCTGAATTCTCCAACACGCAGCACAAGCGTGGCACGGCTTCGATGGCACGTTCGGCTAACCCGAATTCGGCCAACTCGCAGTTCTTCATCTGCTTCACCGATGCTCCGTGGCTCGACCGTCAGTACACCGTCTGGGGTCAGGTTATCGAAGGCATGGACAATGTCGACAAGATCAAGCGCGGTGAGCCTGTTGCTGATCCCGATACGATCGTGACGGCCCGTATCGCTGCCGACGCCTAATTCTGTAGTTTCTGTCCAGCTATCGCGGCTCCGGTATTGCCGGGGCCGCTCTTGCTTTAGAGCGCGTCCCGAAAAGTGTGAAACGCCTATGCAGGAAAATCAGTCCACTGGACTGATTTCTGGTCCTGCTTCGATCGGAAAAGACGCGTAAAAACAAAAAGTTGGAGCGCCGATCTGATTCAATCAGATCGAGACGTGCTCTAATGCATTTCCGAACACCACCATTCGGCGGAAATGTTCTCACGAGGTTCATAATGCGCGTTGATCTTTTCGATTTCGAATTGCCGGAAGAGAGCATTGCTCTGCGTCCGGTGGAGCCGCGTGACCACGCCAAGCTGTTGCGCGTCCGTCCCGGCCAGCCATTCGAAGATCGACAGGTATTCGAATTGCCAGATCTTCTGCAGCCGGGCGATGCCCTTGTTTTCAACGATACCAAGGTGATCCCTGCACAGCTTGAAGGCATGCGCGAGCGCGAAGGCAATATTTCGCAGGTGAGTGCCACGCTGCATATGCGCACCGGCCCTGACCGCTGGAAAGCATTCTTACGTCCGGGCAAACGCGTGAAAGAGGGCGACCGAATCCGTTTCGGCCATTCCGGTTCAAGCTGCTTCCTCGGCACGCTTGACGCCACTGTGGCGGAAAAAGGTGATGCGGGCGAAGCGCTTCTCGTATTCGATCTTTCCGGCGCAATGCTGGACGAGGCGATTGCATCGGTCGGACACATTCCGCTGCCACCCTATATTGCATCGAAACGCGCAGAAGACGAACGCGACCGCAAGGACTACCAGACGGTCTATGCGCGTGAAGAAGGCGCGGTTGCTGCTCCCACTGCCGGATTGCATTTTACGCCGGACCTCCTGGAAAAGATCAAGGCCAAAGGCATCGAAGAGCATTTCGTAACACTGCATGTGGGGGCGGGGACGTTTTTGCCGGTCAAAGCCGACGATACGACCGACCACAAGATGCATGCAGAAATCGGTTATGTCTCGCAACGGACTGCCAATGCGCTCAATGCCGTGCACGAGCGGGGCGGCAGGATCATCTGTGTCGGAACGACATCACTGCGCCTGATCGAAAGCGCTACGGGCGAAGATGGTATTGTCCGCCCATGGTCTGGCGCGACCGACATCTTTATCACGCCCGGCTACAAGTTCAGGGCAGTCGATCTGCTAATGACCAATTTCCATTTGCCACGCTCGACGCTATTCATGCTGGTATCGGCCTTCAGCGGCTTTGAGACGATGCACGCTGCTTATCATCATGCGATCAGCAACGGCTATCGCTTTTATTCCTATGGTGACGGCAGCTTGCTTGAGCGAGCCGACAAAGCTAAAGACACCGCATGACTCTGGAAAACTTAAAGACAAGCGAAAACTTCGAATTCAAAGTGCTGGCAACCGACGGTTCGGCTCGTCAGGGCGAGATTTCCATGCCACGCGGCGTGGTGCGCACGCCTGCCTTCATGCCCGTCGGTACGGCTGGTACGGTCAAGGCCATGTATATGGACCAGGTGAAGGAACTGGGTGCCGACATCATCCTTGGCAACACCTATCATCTGATGCTGCGTCCTGGTGCGGAGCGCGTGGCCAAGCTCGGCGGCTTGCATGAATTCGGCGGCTGGAAGGGCCCGATCCTGACCGATTCCGGCGGCTTTCAGGTCATGTCGCTGGCGCAATTGCGCAAGCTCGACGAAAACGGCGTGACATTCCGCTCGCATATAGACGGCAAGGCGTATGAAATGACGCCGGAGCGGTCCATCGAGATTCAGGGACTGCTCGATTCCGATATCCAGATGCAGCTCGACGAATGCGTGGCGCTGCCTTCCCCGGAAAAGAATACCGAGCGCGCCATGGAATTGTCGCTGCGCTGGGCTGAACGCTGCAAGGTTGCTTTCGGCGATCAGCCGGGCAAGGCGATGTTCGGCATCGTGCAGGGCGGCGATGTCGCTCGTCTGCGCGAGAAATCGGCGGAAGCGCTGAAGGCAATGGACCTCAAGGGTTACTCCGTCGGCGGGCTTGCAGTCGGCGAACCGCAGCAGGTCATGCTCGACATGCTGGAAGTGGTCTGCCCGATCCTGCCGTCGGAAAAGCCCCGCTACCTGATGGGGGTCGGCACACCGGACGATATCCTCAAGTCGGTGGCGCGCGGGATCGACATGTTCGATTGCGTCATGCCCACCCGTGCAGGTCGCCATGGCCTTGCCTTTACCCGTTTTGGCAAGGTGAACCTGCGCAATGCGCGCCATGCGGACGATCATCGTCCGCTCGATCCGGAATCGGATTGCCCGGCATCGCGCGACTATAGTCGCGCCTATCTCCACCATCTGGTGAAATCCGGTGAAGCGCTCGGCGCGATGCTTCTGACCTGGAACAATCTGGCCTATTACCAGTATCTGATGAAGGGGATCCGCGCATCGATTGCCGATGGGCGCTTCAGCGAATTTGCCGCCGAAACATCAGAAGGATGGGCGAGGGGCGATATGGCTCCGCTCTGATTCGCAGCCTGCTAAAGCAAGGGGCGCACAGCGCCCTTTGTTCTTGATAACTGTCAGTTCTCTGTCAGCATGTTTTCCAGACGAACGAGAACTGCACGCTGTTCTTCATCGTTCAGAATTTCACATTCCATCAGTTTGGAGCATTCAAGTCCGGCGACTGCGAGATAGACGATCAACGCCGTATCCGCGTCGCTTGTATCCTTGATCATACGGTCCAGCAACGCTCGGTGATACTGACGAACAGGCACCATGAAACCGGGGTCTTCGGCCAGCGCTGCAAGCACGCCGCAAGCGGGCGGCTCGTCGTCGGCCTGAACCCGGTAAACATCGAGAAAAGCCCGCGCCAAGCGGTTTTTATCGCCTTTTTGGAGTGTCTCCTGAACCGCCATGGCGTGTTCGTGCTCTTTCATATATTCTTCAACGACTGCTTCGAGCAGTTTCGCCTTCGTCGGAAAAGAATAAAGCAATCCGCCTTTTGAAAGCCCCGCGCGGGCTGCTACGGCATCGAGAGAGAGGTGAGCGGGTCCGATCTCACGGGCAAGCTCGGTAGCAGCACGCAAAATACGTTCGCGTGACGAGACCTTCTTTTTTGTTAGCAATTTACTGGTGTCTCCTGACAGTTCGGATGTTGACAATACCGTCCAGACGGTACAGTTATTCGCCACTCTCATTCAAGTAAAATACGCGCGACCTTTGCGTGACTGCGAAAGAAGGCGCCGCGGCCAATCCCCCAACCCTGATCGATCAGGGAGCCATCTGGAGTGCATCCGCAATGATCAAGCGCCTTATTCTGGCAATAATATTCCTGGTGATCGTCGTTGGGGGCCTCGTTGGCTTTAACCTGTTCCGATCACAGGCCATCAAAGACTTTTTCGCAAACATGCAGCAGCCTGCCCAGACGGTTTCGACCGTCACAGTGAAGCCGGGTGTCTGGAAGCCCGGTGTGGAAGCCATCGGCACGGCCAATGCGCTCAATGGCGTAGATCTGACCGTGCAGCTTGATGGCCTCGTGCAGAAGATAAACTTCAAGGCCAATCAGGAAGTCAAGGAAGGCGACGTGCTGCTTCAGCTGGAAGACAGTATTCAGAAGGCAGACTTGGCAGCCGCCGAAGCCGAAGCCGTTCTTGCCCAGCAAAATCTGAAGCGAGCTGACACGTTACGCACCCGTGGTGTTGGTGCTGTGTCGAATGTCGATACAACAGCTTCGGTCGCCGACGCTGCAAGCGCGCGCGTTGAAAAAATGCGTGCGACACTTGCGCAGAAGTCCGTCAAGGCCCCGTTCTCAGGCATTATCGGCATTTCCAAGGTTGATCTCGGCCAGTATCTGACGCCGGGAACAGTCATTGCCACGCTGCAGAACACGGACGTGATGCGTATCGACTTCACTGTTCCGGAACAGTCGCTGTCATCGATCAAGCTCGGGCAGACCGTGAAGGTCGGCTCGACCGCCGAAGCACTTGACTTCACCGGCACGATTGTCGGCATCGACCCGAAGATCGATCCGACGACCCGTCTCGTTTCCGTGCGCGCCGAGGTGCAGAATCCGGATCACGCGTTGACGCCAGGCCAGTTCGTGCAGGTTCGCGTCGAGCTGCCGGAAGAAGACAATGTCATCGCTCTTCCGCAGACCACGATCATCTCCAGCCTTTATGGTGATTATGTCTATGCGGTCCGTCCGGAACAGAAGCAGGAAGGCGCAAAAACTGCTGACGGCGACGATGCTGCTAAGGCTCCTGCCACTGATGCAAAGCCGGAAGAGGGTGAGAAGCAGGTCGCACAGCAGGTCTTCATCAAGCTTGGACGCCGTTATTCCGGTCTCGTCGAAATTACGAACGGCCTCAAGGCTGGCGATATCATCATCACCGCAGGCCAGAACCGTCTTTCGCCCGGCGTGCCGGTGAAAATCGACAACACCGTCAATCCGATTCCGGCCGCAATGTCGGCTGACAAGCAATAGGCGATCACGATGAGCTTTTCCGATATTTTCATCCGGCGCCCCGTGCTTGCCACGGTGGTCGCCCTGATGATCATCCTGTTGGGCCTTCAGGGGATCGCGCAGCTTACGGTGCGCGAATATCCAAAGGTCGATGAAACTGTCATCACCGTCACGACGAACTATGCCGGTGCGAGCGCTGATCTCATTCAGGGCTTTATCACCGCGCCGATCGCCGAAGCGGTCGCGACCACTGAAAACATCGACTACGTGACGTCCTCAAG harbors:
- a CDS encoding peptidylprolyl isomerase; the encoded protein is MAYKDPENTLVLETTKGNVVLELYPDLAPDHVARIKELAREGAYDGVVFHRVIDGFMAQTGDVKFGKTGGAHFNGSRAGMGGSDKPDLKAEFSNTQHKRGTASMARSANPNSANSQFFICFTDAPWLDRQYTVWGQVIEGMDNVDKIKRGEPVADPDTIVTARIAADA
- the queA gene encoding tRNA preQ1(34) S-adenosylmethionine ribosyltransferase-isomerase QueA, with protein sequence MRVDLFDFELPEESIALRPVEPRDHAKLLRVRPGQPFEDRQVFELPDLLQPGDALVFNDTKVIPAQLEGMREREGNISQVSATLHMRTGPDRWKAFLRPGKRVKEGDRIRFGHSGSSCFLGTLDATVAEKGDAGEALLVFDLSGAMLDEAIASVGHIPLPPYIASKRAEDERDRKDYQTVYAREEGAVAAPTAGLHFTPDLLEKIKAKGIEEHFVTLHVGAGTFLPVKADDTTDHKMHAEIGYVSQRTANALNAVHERGGRIICVGTTSLRLIESATGEDGIVRPWSGATDIFITPGYKFRAVDLLMTNFHLPRSTLFMLVSAFSGFETMHAAYHHAISNGYRFYSYGDGSLLERADKAKDTA
- the tgt gene encoding tRNA guanosine(34) transglycosylase Tgt codes for the protein MTLENLKTSENFEFKVLATDGSARQGEISMPRGVVRTPAFMPVGTAGTVKAMYMDQVKELGADIILGNTYHLMLRPGAERVAKLGGLHEFGGWKGPILTDSGGFQVMSLAQLRKLDENGVTFRSHIDGKAYEMTPERSIEIQGLLDSDIQMQLDECVALPSPEKNTERAMELSLRWAERCKVAFGDQPGKAMFGIVQGGDVARLREKSAEALKAMDLKGYSVGGLAVGEPQQVMLDMLEVVCPILPSEKPRYLMGVGTPDDILKSVARGIDMFDCVMPTRAGRHGLAFTRFGKVNLRNARHADDHRPLDPESDCPASRDYSRAYLHHLVKSGEALGAMLLTWNNLAYYQYLMKGIRASIADGRFSEFAAETSEGWARGDMAPL
- a CDS encoding TetR/AcrR family transcriptional regulator produces the protein MRVANNCTVWTVLSTSELSGDTSKLLTKKKVSSRERILRAATELAREIGPAHLSLDAVAARAGLSKGGLLYSFPTKAKLLEAVVEEYMKEHEHAMAVQETLQKGDKNRLARAFLDVYRVQADDEPPACGVLAALAEDPGFMVPVRQYHRALLDRMIKDTSDADTALIVYLAVAGLECSKLMECEILNDEEQRAVLVRLENMLTEN
- a CDS encoding efflux RND transporter periplasmic adaptor subunit — translated: MIKRLILAIIFLVIVVGGLVGFNLFRSQAIKDFFANMQQPAQTVSTVTVKPGVWKPGVEAIGTANALNGVDLTVQLDGLVQKINFKANQEVKEGDVLLQLEDSIQKADLAAAEAEAVLAQQNLKRADTLRTRGVGAVSNVDTTASVADAASARVEKMRATLAQKSVKAPFSGIIGISKVDLGQYLTPGTVIATLQNTDVMRIDFTVPEQSLSSIKLGQTVKVGSTAEALDFTGTIVGIDPKIDPTTRLVSVRAEVQNPDHALTPGQFVQVRVELPEEDNVIALPQTTIISSLYGDYVYAVRPEQKQEGAKTADGDDAAKAPATDAKPEEGEKQVAQQVFIKLGRRYSGLVEITNGLKAGDIIITAGQNRLSPGVPVKIDNTVNPIPAAMSADKQ